A genome region from Macaca nemestrina isolate mMacNem1 chromosome 20, mMacNem.hap1, whole genome shotgun sequence includes the following:
- the LOC105488146 gene encoding ret finger protein-like 4A yields the protein MAEHFKQIIRCPVCLKDLEEPVQLKCGYVCCLQCLNALQKEPDGEGLLCRFCSVVSQKNDIKPKYKLRALVSIIKELEPKLKSILTMNPKMRKFQVDMTLDVDTANNYLIISEDLRSFRSGDFSQNRKEQAERFDTALCVLGAPRFTSGRHYWEVDVGTSKVWDVGICKESVNRQGKIVLSSEHGFLTVGCRKGRVFAASSMPMTPLWVGPQLRRVGIFLDVGMRSISFYNVSDGCHMYTFNKIPVSEPWRPFFAHKRGTQEDQTFLSICPLINPASGSASVYSGESK from the exons ATGGCTGAACACTTCAAACAAATCATTAGATGTCCTGTCTGTCTAAAAGATCTTGAAGAACCCGTGCAGCTGAAATGCGGATATGTCTGCTGCCTCCAATGCCTCAATGCACTGCAGAAGGAGCCCGATGGGGAAGGTTTACTGTGCCGCTTCTGCTCTGTGGTCTCTCAGAAGAATGACATCAAGCCCAAGTACAAGCTGAGGGCGCTGGTTTCCATCATCAAGGAACTAGAGCCCAAGCTGAAATCTATTCTAACAATGAACCCAAAGATGAGGAAGTTTCAAG TGGATATGACCTTGGATGTGGACACAGCCAACAACTATCTTATCATTTCTGAAGACCTGAGGAGCTTCCGAAGTGGGGATTTCAGCCAGAATAGGAAGGAGCAAGCTGAGAGGTTCGACACTGCACTGTGCGTCCTGGGCGCCCCTCGCTTCACTTCCGGCCGCCATTACTGGGAGGTGGACGTGGGCACCAGCAAAGTGTGGGATGTGGGCATTTGTAAGGAATCTGTGAACCGACAGGGGAAGATTGTGCTTTCTTCAGAACACGGCTTCTTGACTGTGGGTTGCAGAAAAGGAAGGGTCTTTGCCGCCAGCAGTATGCCTATGACCCCTCTCTGGGTGGGTCCCCAGTTGCGCAGAGTGGGGATTTTCCTGGATGTAGGTATGAGGTCCATTTCCTTTTACAATGTTAGTGATGGGTGCCATATGTACACATTCAACAAAATTCCTGTTAGCGAGCCATGGCGTCCATTTTTTGCTCATAAACGTGGAACTCAAGAGGATCAGACCTTCCTGAGTATCTGTCCTCTGATCAATCCAGCCAGTGGCAGTGCCTCAGTTTATTCTGGGGAAAGTAAATAA
- the LOC105488145 gene encoding ret finger protein-like 4A has product MAEHFKQIIRCPVCLKDLEEAVQLKCGYVCCLQCLNSLQKEPDGEGLLCCLCSVVSQKNDIKPKYKLRALVSIIKELEPKLKSILTMNPKMRKFQVDMTLDVDTANNYLIISEDLRSVRCGNFRQNRKEQAERFDSALCVLGVPRFTSGRHYWEVDVGTSKVWDVGVCKESVNRQGNIILSSELGFWTVGCRKGKVFAASTMPLTPLWVGPQLRRVGIFLDVGMRSISFYNVSDGCHMYTFNKIPVSEPLRPFLSHKLETQDDQTFLSICPVIPPDSASAPVYSGESK; this is encoded by the exons ATGGCTGAACACTTCAAACAAATCATTAGATGTCCTGTCTGTCTAAAAGATCTTGAAGAAGCCGTGCAGCTGAAATGCGGATATGTCTGCTGCCTCCAATGCCTCAATTCACTGCAGAAGGAGCCCGATGGGGAAGGTTTACTGTGCTGCCTCTGCTCTGTGGTCTCTCAGAAGAATGACATCAAACCCAAGTATAAGCTGAGGGCGCTGGTTTCCATCATCAAGGAACTAGAGCCCAAGCTGAAATCTATTCTAACAATGAACCCAAAGATGAGGAAGTTTCAAG TGGATATGACCTTGGATGTGGACACAGCCAACAACTATCTTATCATTTCTGAAGACCTGAGGAGCGTCCGATGTGGGAATTTCAGACAGAACAGGAAGGAGCAAGCTGAGAGGTTCGACTCCGCCCTGTGCGTCCTGGGCGTCCCTCGCTTCACTTCCGGCCGCCATTACTGGGAGGTGGACGTGGGCACCAGCAAAGTGTGGGATGTGGGCGTGTGCAAGGAATCTGTGAACCGACAGGGGAACATTATACTTTCTTCAGAACTCGGCTTCTGGACTGTGGGTTGCAGAAAAGGAAAGGTCTTTGCCGCCAGCACTATGCCTTTGACCCCTCTCTGGGTGGGTCCGCAGTTGCGCAGAGTGGGGATTTTCCTGGATGTAGGTATGAGGTCCATTTCCTTTTACAATGTTAGTGATGGGTGCCATATGTACACATTCAACAAAATTCCTGTTAGCGAGCCACTGCGTCCATTTCTTTCTCATAAACTTGAAACTCAAGATGATCAGACCTTCCTGAGTATCTGTCCTGTGATCCCCCCAGACAGTGCCAGTGCCCCAGTTTATTCTGGGGAAAGTAAATAA